In the genome of Leptospira tipperaryensis, one region contains:
- the cobO gene encoding cob(I)yrinic acid a,c-diamide adenosyltransferase, which yields MTEKKDPRGLVLIHTGNGKGKTTAALGIIFRALGRGMKCGVIQFLKGKWETGERKFAKTIPELDFHVMGLGFTWNSDDLDKDKAAAKAAWETSSQMILEGNHEIIVLDEITYAFHYDWLQVEEVLAVLKRRPSHVHVILTGRRCPESLLDYADLVSLIEAVKHPYQSGFPAQKGIDF from the coding sequence ATGACTGAAAAAAAGGATCCAAGAGGTCTTGTGTTGATTCACACAGGGAACGGCAAAGGTAAAACGACCGCCGCACTCGGAATCATCTTTCGCGCCTTGGGAAGAGGAATGAAATGCGGAGTCATCCAATTCTTAAAAGGAAAATGGGAAACGGGAGAAAGGAAATTTGCAAAGACAATTCCCGAGTTGGATTTTCACGTCATGGGTTTAGGATTTACTTGGAATAGCGACGATCTCGACAAAGACAAAGCAGCCGCGAAGGCCGCTTGGGAAACTTCTTCTCAAATGATCTTAGAAGGAAATCACGAGATAATCGTCTTAGATGAAATCACATACGCATTTCATTATGATTGGTTGCAAGTTGAGGAAGTTCTCGCGGTTCTCAAACGACGCCCCTCGCACGTTCACGTAATTCTCACCGGACGACGTTGCCCGGAATCGCTCTTAGATTACGCCGACCTCGTAAGCCTTATCGAAGCCGTGAAACATCCATATCAAAGCGGATTTCCCGCACAAAAAGGAATCGATTTCTGA
- the cobJ gene encoding precorrin-3B C(17)-methyltransferase, giving the protein MKKGRLNIVGIGPGNDSHITPAVLKAIQEADLVIGYATYIGLVKHHLVGKQVTRTGMTEEVGRAQAAVDSAKEGNIVTLISSGDAGVYGMAGLVFEVLRKIGWKKDDSPEIRMIPGVTADSSCASLVGAPLVHDMARISLSDLLTPWSVIETRLECAAKGDFVITLYNPASGRRQRQIVEASKIIKRHRPGTTPVALVKSAYRRQQSVQLSDLDNFLDYEIGMNTTVIVGSTNTFVYEGFMVTPRGYTNKYSLEDGSVKEGQRRAFSLRSEGDLQSRSETPEDASIQLNITKIKGAFLKTSTGVMEAEEENKEFLAPSVVPMHADSSASRAIAALDLLSQVKKSPSSHSPAKFNATKNTLAYIGRLGGGILYRIGSRNYIVGKLKTPTRFEDFGFSDPGDYGGRYCELKVLDPQKIKSISYEFLLEVSEEIPPREIYEKFVIYRNSSVSERLLSYAKDESKRVSLDEKEYVDLSWLGAMPLDVWSVVRGVILKC; this is encoded by the coding sequence ATGAAAAAGGGAAGACTCAATATCGTCGGGATCGGACCGGGCAACGACTCACACATTACACCCGCAGTTTTGAAAGCGATCCAAGAAGCGGATCTTGTGATCGGTTACGCGACTTATATAGGACTCGTCAAACATCACTTAGTTGGAAAACAAGTCACTCGAACCGGAATGACCGAAGAAGTTGGTCGAGCTCAAGCGGCGGTCGATTCCGCAAAAGAAGGAAACATCGTTACTCTGATCTCCTCGGGAGACGCGGGAGTTTATGGAATGGCCGGTCTCGTCTTCGAAGTGTTACGCAAAATCGGATGGAAGAAGGATGATTCTCCCGAAATACGAATGATCCCCGGCGTGACTGCGGACAGTTCCTGTGCTTCCTTGGTAGGAGCTCCTCTCGTTCACGATATGGCGAGAATTTCTTTATCGGATCTTCTCACTCCTTGGTCCGTGATCGAAACTCGTCTCGAATGCGCCGCCAAAGGAGACTTCGTAATCACGCTTTATAATCCGGCATCCGGAAGAAGGCAAAGACAAATCGTAGAAGCGTCTAAAATTATTAAGCGACATCGTCCCGGAACCACTCCGGTCGCACTCGTAAAAAGCGCCTATCGAAGACAACAATCGGTTCAACTCTCGGATCTAGATAATTTCTTAGATTATGAAATTGGAATGAACACTACCGTGATCGTAGGATCGACAAATACGTTCGTCTACGAAGGATTTATGGTCACGCCTCGAGGATATACAAATAAATATTCTCTGGAAGACGGAAGCGTCAAAGAAGGTCAAAGACGCGCGTTTTCGCTTCGTTCGGAAGGGGATTTGCAAAGCAGATCTGAAACCCCGGAAGATGCTTCGATTCAATTGAATATCACAAAGATCAAAGGCGCCTTTCTCAAAACATCAACTGGCGTTATGGAAGCTGAAGAAGAGAATAAAGAATTTCTCGCGCCTTCTGTAGTTCCTATGCACGCCGATTCTTCCGCATCCAGAGCGATCGCGGCCTTGGACCTATTATCTCAAGTAAAAAAGAGTCCTTCTTCACATTCTCCCGCTAAGTTTAATGCGACAAAGAATACGTTAGCCTACATCGGGAGACTGGGGGGAGGGATTCTTTATAGGATCGGATCCAGGAACTATATCGTAGGAAAACTAAAAACCCCCACTCGATTTGAAGACTTCGGTTTTTCCGATCCGGGAGATTACGGAGGAAGATACTGCGAACTAAAAGTATTGGATCCTCAAAAAATAAAATCCATTTCTTATGAATTCTTGCTCGAGGTTTCCGAAGAGATCCCTCCTCGAGAAATATATGAGAAATTCGTTATCTACCGAAATTCTTCCGTGAGTGAAAGACTCTTATCCTATGCAAAAGATGAAAGCAAACGTGTTTCCTTGGATGAAAAAGAATACGTGGATCTGTCTTGGCTGGGAGCGATGCCCCTCGATGTCTGGTCTGTGGTCCGAGGGGTAATTCTTAAATGTTAG
- the cobM gene encoding precorrin-4 C(11)-methyltransferase, producing the protein MKVFIIGAGPGDPELITVKGARLVSNCPVVLYTGSLVPLAVIERAHPDALVLDSSNMTLDEIINVIVQAKEKNQDVARVHTGDPSIFGSTAEQMRRLDELGVEYEIVPGVSSFTAAAAALGKELTLPEVSQTVIITRAEGRTPMPEKEKLEVLAQSGATLTLFLSVLHIRKIVEQLLPFYGESCPVAVVQRATWPEQKIVTGMLSDIAEKVKSEKISSTAIIFVGPVLDCHDFADSKLYSPDFSHGFRKAKRIK; encoded by the coding sequence ATGAAAGTATTTATCATCGGAGCCGGACCCGGAGATCCGGAATTGATCACGGTAAAAGGAGCAAGGCTCGTATCCAACTGTCCCGTTGTTCTTTATACGGGCTCTTTAGTTCCATTAGCGGTCATTGAACGAGCTCATCCGGACGCACTCGTGTTGGATTCCTCCAATATGACGTTAGACGAAATTATTAACGTTATCGTTCAGGCAAAAGAGAAGAATCAAGACGTCGCCCGTGTTCATACCGGAGATCCTTCCATCTTCGGATCGACCGCGGAACAGATGAGACGACTGGATGAACTCGGAGTGGAATACGAAATTGTTCCTGGCGTCAGCTCGTTTACCGCCGCAGCAGCTGCCTTAGGAAAGGAACTCACTCTTCCCGAGGTTTCGCAGACCGTAATCATCACAAGAGCGGAAGGAAGAACTCCGATGCCGGAAAAAGAAAAATTGGAAGTTTTAGCGCAATCCGGAGCGACCTTGACTCTTTTTTTGAGCGTTCTTCATATACGAAAGATCGTAGAACAACTCCTTCCATTCTATGGAGAATCCTGTCCCGTCGCGGTTGTTCAAAGAGCGACCTGGCCGGAACAAAAAATCGTGACAGGAATGTTAAGCGACATTGCCGAAAAAGTAAAATCCGAAAAGATATCTTCGACCGCGATCATCTTTGTCGGCCCCGTTCTCGACTGTCACGATTTTGCGGATTCTAAATTGTATTCTCCCGATTTTTCACACGGATTCAGAAAGGCCAAAAGAATTAAATGA
- a CDS encoding bifunctional cobalt-precorrin-7 (C(5))-methyltransferase/cobalt-precorrin-6B (C(15))-methyltransferase gives MKAVTVIGMGDEGCPGLSSIAVNAVAKAQVLAGGERHLDFFPQFSGEKIVFKGNILKATERIAELAAEHTVCVLASGDPLFFGIGNLIGNKVGMEHVDFIPAPSSIQQAFARIGIKWDDAEILSLHGRPIEGLITKLQSLRKVALLTDEVNHPQAIASYLKSFGESDWTAYVCENLGGKEERIRRYDIDLLSEEESISPLNVLILIRKQIDWKPPSIVPNVSEESYAKRIPKKGLITKKEVRILSIVFLDLRNDSVVWDIGAGSGSIAIEAAQIAKNGKSYAIEVDPEGIEICRQNILSQRTDNVEVIAGLAPDILENLPNPDSVFVGGSKGNLYEIIRVSLNRLTNGGSLVINAVTLDNVAEAYQSFKKLGMMPEVTLLNISRGQPLADYLRYEALNPIHIFKVVKPEGFSA, from the coding sequence ATGAAAGCTGTTACCGTTATAGGAATGGGCGACGAAGGTTGTCCCGGTTTATCCAGCATCGCAGTCAACGCCGTCGCAAAGGCTCAAGTTTTGGCGGGAGGGGAAAGACATCTCGATTTTTTTCCTCAGTTCTCCGGTGAAAAAATCGTATTCAAAGGAAATATCTTGAAGGCGACCGAAAGAATCGCTGAACTCGCAGCAGAACACACGGTATGCGTTCTTGCTTCCGGCGATCCTCTTTTTTTCGGTATCGGAAATCTCATAGGAAACAAGGTCGGTATGGAACACGTGGATTTTATTCCGGCTCCGAGCTCCATACAACAAGCGTTTGCAAGAATCGGAATCAAATGGGACGACGCGGAAATTCTTTCCTTACACGGAAGACCCATCGAGGGATTGATTACAAAGCTTCAATCTTTACGTAAAGTCGCGCTTCTCACGGACGAAGTCAATCATCCTCAAGCCATCGCTTCTTATCTCAAATCCTTTGGAGAATCCGATTGGACCGCATACGTGTGCGAAAACCTGGGAGGAAAAGAGGAAAGGATTCGTAGATACGATATCGATTTGTTAAGCGAAGAAGAATCGATCAGTCCATTGAACGTCTTGATTCTTATCCGAAAACAAATTGATTGGAAACCTCCTTCAATTGTGCCTAACGTCTCGGAGGAAAGTTATGCAAAAAGAATCCCCAAAAAGGGATTGATCACAAAAAAAGAAGTTCGAATTCTTTCCATCGTTTTCCTCGACCTTCGCAACGATTCCGTTGTATGGGATATCGGTGCCGGATCGGGTTCCATAGCGATCGAAGCGGCTCAAATCGCTAAGAACGGAAAATCCTACGCGATCGAAGTGGACCCCGAAGGAATCGAAATCTGCAGACAAAACATTCTCTCGCAAAGAACGGATAACGTGGAAGTCATCGCTGGATTGGCGCCTGACATTCTGGAGAATCTACCAAATCCGGATTCGGTTTTTGTGGGAGGGTCCAAAGGAAATCTCTACGAAATCATTCGTGTTTCTTTGAATCGTCTTACAAACGGAGGAAGCCTCGTGATCAACGCGGTGACTCTCGACAACGTAGCGGAAGCGTATCAAAGTTTTAAAAAACTTGGTATGATGCCTGAAGTTACGTTACTCAACATTTCAAGAGGGCAACCGCTCGCAGATTATCTTAGATACGAAGCTCTGAATCCGATTCATATCTTTAAAGTCGTCAAGCCGGAGGGTTTTTCCGCATGA
- a CDS encoding precorrin-8X methylmutase: protein MNDMRQMTSFGRAIEDQSFAVIDEEAGSHSFSKEEWEVVRRIIHATADFEYKDLTKIHPNAIDSGIAALTNGCPIVCDVQMILAGLNQERLGAYGCKAYSFISDPDVIDIAKEKNSTRAIESFQKAKRFDLLNGAVIAVGNAPTALLEIARLIQEEGIRPALIIGVPVGFVSAVESKEVILTLDSSHKHSAPYILTRGRKGGSTIAVAIIHALLLLSSKRTTS from the coding sequence ATGAATGACATGAGACAAATGACGTCGTTTGGAAGAGCGATCGAAGACCAATCCTTCGCCGTAATCGACGAAGAGGCGGGTTCCCATTCCTTTTCCAAAGAAGAATGGGAAGTGGTGCGAAGAATTATCCACGCAACCGCGGACTTTGAATATAAGGATCTAACAAAAATTCATCCGAACGCTATCGATTCCGGAATCGCGGCTTTGACAAACGGATGCCCGATCGTTTGCGACGTGCAGATGATTCTCGCGGGTCTCAATCAAGAAAGACTCGGCGCATACGGTTGCAAAGCATACAGCTTTATTTCCGATCCCGATGTAATCGACATTGCCAAAGAAAAAAATTCAACGCGAGCAATCGAATCCTTTCAAAAAGCCAAAAGATTCGATCTCTTAAACGGCGCGGTGATCGCAGTCGGAAATGCGCCCACCGCGTTACTCGAAATCGCGAGACTGATTCAGGAAGAAGGAATTCGCCCCGCGTTGATCATAGGAGTTCCAGTGGGTTTCGTATCGGCTGTCGAATCAAAGGAAGTGATTCTAACATTAGATTCTTCTCATAAACATTCGGCTCCTTATATTCTTACGCGAGGAAGAAAGGGGGGAAGTACGATCGCGGTCGCGATCATTCACGCGCTTCTACTTCTCTCATCCAAAAGGACGACGTCATGA
- a CDS encoding cobalt-precorrin 5A hydrolase — protein MKRNRKPYSVFVITKHGLEIAKRIHSSWEGVDLFVSPKFIDQAPKGAKLLSLPMDKTLVETFQEYDCHIFIISVGAVVRMIAPLLENKKVDPAVLCVDDRANFSICVLSGHVGRGNFFTERLSQTLQNVPVITTASDVSGTLTVDILGRELGWVLENPDRNVTKGCAAVVNETRVLFVQESGEPNWWPIEKNLPKGVEYTTSLNDVPSDEYEILLIATDRNNLAKTHPQHYENSILYHPKTLILGLGCDRGIPFETVERGIFLALETAELSFRSVRAIATAELKKDESAFLQLCEKYGWDLISFSSEELDRVSNIETPSDVVKRFVGTKSVSEAASLLASGAKSLLLPKQKYKEEVDGKNLTVAISRISFPSRETSITNLETISK, from the coding sequence GTGAAACGGAATAGAAAACCATATTCCGTTTTTGTAATTACAAAACACGGATTGGAAATCGCAAAAAGAATCCATTCGTCTTGGGAAGGAGTGGACCTCTTTGTATCTCCCAAATTCATCGATCAGGCCCCGAAGGGTGCAAAACTTCTTTCTCTTCCCATGGATAAAACGTTAGTCGAAACCTTCCAAGAATACGACTGTCATATCTTTATCATCAGCGTAGGCGCCGTCGTTCGGATGATCGCCCCTTTACTCGAAAATAAAAAAGTGGATCCCGCCGTTCTCTGCGTAGATGATCGAGCCAACTTTTCAATCTGCGTTTTGTCAGGTCACGTAGGTCGAGGAAATTTTTTTACGGAACGACTTTCTCAGACGTTACAAAACGTCCCGGTGATTACGACCGCTTCCGACGTTTCGGGAACTCTCACCGTAGATATTTTAGGAAGAGAACTCGGATGGGTTTTGGAGAATCCGGATCGAAACGTGACGAAAGGTTGCGCCGCCGTAGTCAACGAGACGAGGGTTTTGTTTGTGCAGGAATCCGGAGAACCGAATTGGTGGCCGATTGAAAAAAATCTTCCCAAAGGAGTGGAATACACGACGTCCTTGAACGACGTTCCCTCGGATGAATATGAAATTCTTTTGATCGCGACGGATCGAAACAATCTGGCAAAAACACATCCGCAACATTACGAAAATTCTATATTATATCATCCTAAAACTCTGATATTGGGTCTCGGCTGTGATCGAGGGATTCCCTTTGAAACTGTAGAAAGAGGAATTTTTCTCGCTTTAGAAACTGCCGAACTTTCTTTTCGGAGTGTTCGTGCGATTGCTACCGCGGAATTAAAAAAGGACGAATCCGCATTCTTACAACTCTGCGAAAAATACGGTTGGGATTTGATCTCCTTTTCTTCGGAAGAATTGGATCGTGTTTCAAACATAGAAACTCCTTCCGATGTAGTGAAGCGGTTCGTGGGAACAAAATCCGTGAGCGAGGCCGCGAGCCTTCTCGCTTCGGGAGCAAAATCCCTTCTTCTTCCAAAACAAAAATACAAAGAAGAAGTAGACGGTAAAAATCTTACCGTCGCGATCTCCAGGATTTCGTTTCCGAGTAGAGAAACATCGATCACAAACTTGGAAACAATATCGAAATGA
- a CDS encoding cobyrinate a,c-diamide synthase, whose product MNDVALANITIPRIVIAGTGSGVGKTTIVLALTLAFQKRGLNVATFKCGPDYLDPTYHARVSEKTCHNLDGWLMGKESVLRTFYEATKNADIAIIEGVMGLFDGHSPNTEVGSTAEIAKWLQAPVIAVVDASGMARTIAAILKGLKEFDPDLNVAGTISNFIGSESHLKILKEASTEVSVLGGFPKHKEQAFPERHLGLYSASKENLSEDRFTFWGTLAESCLQLDRILTIANSAEKVMIRETKTESQPNRCKIGIALDAAFHFYYEENLRQLRDWGAELAFFSPIKDTRIPEVDGLYFGGGYPELYARDLSENESMLESIREFAYSEKPIYAECGGLMYLSDQITLVSNETFPMLGLISANVKMGEKLKALGYVEVAIEEKTVFGEAGLRFRGHQFRYSDLELHFPSETKTVYKIRKRRGNEVTEEGYCRGSILASYVHAHWASNPLLPKGFVDSCAKDRR is encoded by the coding sequence ATGAACGATGTCGCTTTAGCAAACATTACGATCCCAAGAATCGTAATCGCAGGAACCGGAAGCGGAGTCGGAAAAACGACGATCGTATTGGCTCTGACTCTCGCATTTCAAAAACGCGGTTTAAACGTTGCGACCTTTAAGTGTGGACCTGACTATCTCGATCCGACTTATCACGCTCGTGTTTCGGAAAAAACGTGTCATAACCTGGATGGATGGTTGATGGGAAAGGAATCCGTCTTACGCACGTTCTACGAAGCAACAAAGAATGCAGACATCGCAATCATAGAAGGAGTGATGGGGCTCTTTGACGGACACTCGCCGAACACGGAAGTCGGATCGACCGCTGAAATCGCAAAGTGGTTACAAGCTCCCGTGATCGCTGTCGTCGACGCGAGCGGAATGGCGAGAACGATCGCCGCCATTTTAAAAGGGCTTAAAGAATTTGATCCCGATCTTAACGTAGCGGGCACCATCTCCAATTTTATCGGAAGCGAATCTCATCTCAAAATTCTAAAAGAAGCGTCCACCGAAGTCTCGGTCTTAGGAGGTTTTCCAAAACACAAGGAACAAGCGTTTCCGGAAAGACATCTCGGCTTGTATTCAGCCTCCAAAGAAAATCTTTCGGAAGATCGATTTACTTTTTGGGGGACTCTCGCCGAATCTTGCTTGCAATTGGATCGTATTCTTACCATCGCAAACTCCGCAGAGAAAGTGATGATTCGAGAAACAAAAACCGAATCACAACCCAATCGTTGCAAGATTGGAATCGCTCTAGATGCTGCATTCCATTTTTATTATGAAGAAAACCTGAGACAATTGAGAGACTGGGGTGCGGAGTTAGCTTTCTTTTCTCCTATCAAAGACACGCGGATTCCCGAAGTGGACGGACTCTATTTCGGCGGAGGCTACCCCGAACTGTATGCGCGCGATCTATCTGAAAATGAATCCATGTTAGAATCCATTCGAGAATTTGCATATTCTGAAAAACCGATTTACGCCGAATGCGGCGGCCTGATGTATTTATCCGATCAAATCACGCTCGTTTCGAACGAAACTTTCCCGATGTTGGGGTTAATATCGGCTAACGTTAAAATGGGTGAAAAACTCAAGGCACTCGGATACGTCGAAGTGGCAATCGAAGAAAAAACGGTCTTTGGCGAAGCGGGCCTTCGATTTCGAGGTCATCAATTTCGTTATTCCGACTTGGAATTGCATTTCCCGTCTGAAACAAAAACGGTTTATAAAATTCGAAAACGAAGAGGAAACGAAGTAACGGAAGAAGGTTACTGCCGCGGATCTATTTTGGCTTCCTATGTTCACGCACACTGGGCATCCAATCCTCTTTTACCGAAAGGTTTTGTAGATTCCTGCGCAAAGGATCGTAGATGA
- a CDS encoding histidine phosphatase family protein: MKKTLYLVRNADIGFDYRFKYVGRLDPPLSEQGFLDAQALGEYCKNTFYTSKERVYLSPSKRSLQTWKEMKLDTSEEVAHLPALQEIHFGNWEGKSFFDIEKTNPLALVSWAQTPSQFSFPGGESFKEFLDRIDFLSSFLKESSAKKILLVTHGGVISTLICLLLKVNPSSHLSFQVQSASASSLEIFSDGSALLTGLNQFSAKRRAEWPG; this comes from the coding sequence ATGAAAAAAACTCTTTATCTTGTTCGAAACGCAGACATTGGATTCGATTATCGTTTTAAATATGTAGGTCGTTTGGATCCGCCCCTTTCCGAACAAGGATTCTTAGACGCACAAGCTCTCGGAGAATATTGTAAGAATACGTTTTATACATCTAAAGAAAGAGTATATCTCAGTCCGTCCAAACGTTCCCTTCAAACTTGGAAAGAAATGAAACTGGATACAAGCGAGGAAGTCGCGCACTTACCAGCTCTACAGGAAATTCATTTTGGAAACTGGGAAGGAAAAAGTTTTTTCGATATCGAAAAAACAAATCCTTTAGCGCTCGTGAGCTGGGCTCAAACCCCCTCCCAGTTTTCATTTCCGGGAGGAGAATCCTTTAAAGAATTCTTAGATCGTATCGATTTTCTTTCTTCTTTCCTCAAAGAATCTTCGGCTAAAAAAATACTACTAGTCACACATGGAGGGGTCATCTCCACCCTCATCTGTCTTTTACTAAAAGTAAACCCTTCCTCTCATTTGAGTTTTCAAGTTCAAAGCGCATCCGCTTCCTCCTTAGAAATTTTTTCGGATGGAAGCGCACTCTTAACCGGCCTCAATCAATTTTCGGCGAAGAGGAGGGCGGAATGGCCGGGATAA
- the cobI gene encoding precorrin-2 C(20)-methyltransferase, translating to MNQKKYGKLYGVGVGPGATDLITLRAVHVLNTVEVLAIPKSSELLEPFAWRVCSPIVRENEAQEKLFLHFPMTKDPEILIPAWDKAFLEIGKRLEEGHNVAFITQGDPSVYSSWSYLLEEAEDRWPGIEIEIVPAVSSITAIPAAIQTPLVDGRERFCVVPGTYGIEDLPQLTKDFDTIVLTKVGQVVPQLVTILKELDLLSNATYVSYGTTDRQRIVKDLESIQNENCDYFSMVILSIRKRKGVLRGQNCETE from the coding sequence ATGAACCAAAAAAAATATGGAAAACTCTACGGAGTCGGAGTGGGCCCCGGTGCGACGGATCTGATTACTCTCAGAGCGGTGCACGTTCTCAACACCGTCGAGGTATTGGCGATACCGAAAAGCAGCGAGCTCTTGGAACCCTTTGCTTGGAGAGTTTGTTCTCCGATCGTAAGAGAGAACGAAGCGCAGGAAAAATTATTTCTTCACTTCCCGATGACAAAGGATCCGGAAATTCTCATTCCCGCTTGGGACAAGGCATTTTTAGAAATCGGGAAAAGGTTAGAAGAAGGGCATAACGTAGCTTTTATCACACAAGGCGATCCTTCCGTTTATAGTTCTTGGAGTTATCTCTTAGAAGAAGCGGAAGATCGTTGGCCCGGAATTGAAATCGAGATCGTACCTGCGGTTTCTTCGATCACCGCGATTCCCGCTGCGATTCAAACTCCCCTCGTGGACGGAAGAGAAAGATTCTGCGTAGTTCCAGGAACCTACGGAATCGAAGACCTTCCTCAACTTACAAAGGACTTTGATACGATCGTTCTCACAAAGGTGGGGCAGGTGGTTCCCCAACTAGTAACGATCTTAAAAGAATTAGATCTTCTTTCCAACGCGACTTACGTTTCCTATGGGACGACGGATCGACAGAGAATCGTAAAAGATCTTGAATCGATTCAAAACGAGAATTGCGATTACTTCTCCATGGTAATTCTCTCGATTCGAAAACGAAAGGGTGTACTTCGAGGGCAAAACTGTGAAACGGAATAG
- a CDS encoding adenosylcobinamide amidohydrolase produces the protein MISAFSFQTVCEPEWLEVCFERSHNVLSWAVVGGGWEKTNHVIWHRVRNEDLTLEIDPEEYFLNKWNARKQTGNVVGLLTSASLENYSETILQENECSIRTLVTVGLGNAVCIGDRPYRSPTYGTINILVQSSIPMNLKASIEAVSLIAEARSLAVLEAKIPSNTSKKFSTGTGTDCIAFASPDFSPIASYTGKHTLSGHLIGKSVYDSVSQGIENWKNAKRKMGDFL, from the coding sequence ATGATTTCCGCATTTTCTTTTCAAACCGTCTGTGAGCCGGAATGGCTGGAAGTCTGCTTTGAAAGGTCACATAACGTTCTTAGCTGGGCCGTGGTCGGAGGGGGTTGGGAAAAGACAAATCACGTGATCTGGCACCGAGTTCGAAACGAAGATCTCACTCTTGAAATTGATCCGGAAGAATACTTTCTAAATAAATGGAACGCGAGAAAACAAACCGGAAACGTTGTAGGGTTGCTTACGAGTGCCTCCCTTGAAAATTATTCTGAAACGATCTTACAAGAAAATGAATGTTCGATAAGAACGTTAGTCACCGTCGGCCTTGGAAACGCGGTTTGTATCGGAGATCGGCCATATCGTTCTCCGACTTACGGAACCATCAATATTCTCGTACAGTCTTCGATCCCGATGAACTTGAAAGCTTCCATCGAAGCGGTTTCGCTTATCGCAGAGGCAAGAAGCCTCGCGGTTTTAGAAGCAAAGATCCCGAGCAACACGAGTAAAAAGTTCTCCACCGGAACCGGGACTGATTGTATCGCCTTCGCATCCCCGGATTTTTCACCTATAGCTAGTTATACGGGGAAACATACGCTCAGCGGACATTTGATCGGGAAAAGCGTTTACGATTCGGTCTCGCAAGGAATCGAGAATTGGAAAAATGCAAAAAGAAAAATGGGAGACTTCCTATGA
- a CDS encoding uroporphyrinogen-III synthase: MNNLGELKHSRETSSDGRDVTVSESLQGISVLIVRSRSGPSRLSKILKEQGAIVLEAPSIEVEAIEENIFDYYLQSISYSYNIIFSCKEGIGFFLKALAENRKTPERLRTHTLIAFGEDVSKTLNDFGLTPDHILSGHCKEAIEQKLEIFSSGKNLVITSERGRPNLKTFFQELKIESEFLPCYRYVPRFQETIPPNVHYVIVPSSSSVSLLKNCPWGESMKDVPWITLGPITRKSAEDFQVKTIFTTASDRLEEVLPLLLQLKDVSR; this comes from the coding sequence ATGAACAATCTTGGAGAACTAAAACATTCTCGAGAGACGAGCTCTGACGGAAGAGACGTGACCGTTTCAGAATCCTTGCAAGGTATTTCCGTGTTGATCGTTCGTTCCCGATCCGGTCCGTCAAGGTTGAGTAAAATTTTGAAAGAACAGGGCGCAATCGTCCTGGAAGCGCCTTCCATAGAAGTGGAGGCGATCGAAGAGAATATTTTCGATTATTATCTACAGAGTATATCATATTCTTATAACATAATATTTTCATGCAAAGAAGGGATCGGATTCTTTTTGAAAGCTCTTGCCGAAAATAGAAAAACGCCCGAGCGTCTAAGGACTCATACACTGATCGCATTCGGAGAGGACGTAAGCAAAACTTTAAACGATTTTGGCCTTACGCCGGACCACATTCTTTCCGGACACTGCAAGGAAGCGATCGAACAAAAATTAGAAATTTTTTCCTCAGGGAAAAACCTTGTGATCACTTCGGAACGAGGAAGGCCCAATCTCAAAACATTCTTCCAAGAATTAAAAATAGAATCTGAATTTTTACCTTGTTATCGATACGTTCCACGTTTTCAGGAAACCATACCGCCTAACGTTCATTATGTCATCGTCCCTAGTTCCAGTTCGGTTTCTCTTCTAAAAAACTGCCCTTGGGGAGAATCTATGAAAGATGTTCCCTGGATTACGCTCGGCCCGATCACTCGAAAAAGCGCGGAAGACTTCCAAGTCAAAACGATATTCACAACAGCCTCCGATCGATTGGAAGAAGTTTTGCCGCTTCTACTTCAGCTCAAGGATGTTTCTCGATGA